The Lycorma delicatula isolate Av1 chromosome 2, ASM4794821v1, whole genome shotgun sequence DNA window gatagttgTTTGCAAAGTTATTTTGAGATAAGGATTACTTCAGGAAATCAAAAATATGCAGGCTGACATAAAAGATCAAgtctgcattttatttaaatattagttcacaatgtattaataataaatatttttattcataattaaagcAGTTGCAGTAAATTATGAAATCAGAGTGATTTGTTTTTGGTGTCATTTTATAGGAAATAATCACTGGAACCAAGCTGCCAGAGGTTGgaattaattactgtttaaaaatttagagACCTGGATCCATCATGCAGGATAGTTCACCAGATCTTAGTTTAAAGCTGCGACGAGGCTCAAGTGGATCTCGTGATTCTTTTTATATGGACTTTGCTCAGGGTATTGATTCTGATATTGAAGAAGTAGCAACAACCTCAGGTGTTTTGCCACAAGAATGTACTACTGATGATGCTTCAACTCCTACTGCCACAACTGTAAAGGATGATACACCATGGTAAGTGCAATTTTATTCCTTAATACTAAcagttttgttaatatataattgaaCCTGTATGATTTAACTATCGTCATTATTACTTTACAAAGTATATTATGGTTTCAAATTTTCCAGTTGTTGGCATGATTGtatgtaatgttattaattttttcctctatataagagtttattttctttacttatgtTATTCAACATGGTGAAATATGCTgacattttttgaagatttttgagaacTTTGTAAAGGCTCCTAAAAGATCAGGGTAGTTGTAAGTGGCATTCTACAATAAGAACACTATAATAAAAGAACACAACTGATTCACAAATTTCACTGAACACAAATTCTTTTTGGAAAGTGTCATGTTAATTGGTGCATTACTCTGATGaagaatgaaacaatttttcaacaGTTCAGGTCATCTTTTCTGACTTCTCTCAGTTTGTCAAAACTTCCTTGTTTAATCTTGCTCTGATGAAGTTatctcatttttttgttatagtggTTCCACTGCATTGTCTGATGTTTAATTTCAGAATCATAATAGAAGATTCAGGTTTATCATCAGTGATCATTTTTTTGGAAGAGGTTGGGGTTGGCATAAGTTGTTACAGTTTGTctcttcaaattttcttttcatttttctctgCTTGAAATACCCTAAGACTGTCTCCGCAGAAGCTTTTTTCATCTAGAAATccattcataaattttcattccattccaattttattttttccattcataAATTTTCCACACAGTATCTTCGTTGATGTTCATGGTTTGAGCTATTATTAGAAATTGAGCAGTCTTCTCAGACAAGCTAGCAGATTTTCTCTACATTTTCTGTGGTTCTCAGTAAAACTGATAAGCTGTATCAGTGTCATTCAAATACCAGACCCTGGCATTTTTCTTGTAAGAAATCAAGCCATAGACAAGCTATTTTAGAAGCCAGGAAGCTAACATTACACTAAACAGCCAAacgcatatttatatataaatacttttctatTCTTAACATGTGTAATAAAATGATTGCTAcagtttgtaaataaatcattaaattcaatttaaatatttctaccaaGGCATTACATctaataaaacttgtttaaaaaacccCCCAGAATTGCAAAACTTTACATCATTAAATGACATCAGTGACCTACATTC harbors:
- the LOC142319977 gene encoding proton channel OtopLc-like is translated as MQDSSPDLSLKLRRGSSGSRDSFYMDFAQGIDSDIEEVATTSGVLPQECTTDDASTPTATTVKDDTPW